In Chitinophagaceae bacterium, the genomic window GGTTTTTATTATGATATGGATCTTGGCGAAACCAAGGTTACAGAAGAAGACCTTGTTTTGCTGGAAAAGAAAATGAATGAACTGGCAAAGCAGAACAATGTTTTTACCCGAAAAGAAATGCCTAAGAAAGAAGCTGAAGGTTATTTTACCCAAAAAGGCGATCAATACAAGCTTGATTTATTACAAAACCTCAGCGATGGGGAAATTACTTTTTATAACCAGGGAAATTTTACCGATTTATGCCGTGGGCCGCATATACCACATACCGGATTTATAAAAGCTATAAAACTCACCAGCATAGCCGGCGCTTACTGGAAAGGAGATGAAAAAAACAAACAACTCACCCGTATTTATGGCATCAGCTTCCCGGTACAAAAAGAATTGGATGAATACCTGGCCATGCTGGAAGAAGCCAAAAAAAGGGATCACAGAAAACTGGGCAAAGAACTGGGTATTTATACCATGGACGATAATGTGGGCCAGGGCCTTATTTTATGGATGCCCAATGGCACTGTAATTATTGAAGAACTGGAAAAGCTGGCCAAAGAAACAGAAAATGCAGCGGGTTATAAGCGAGTGGTTACACCGCATATTGCAAAAGAAAGCATGTACCTCACCAGTGGCCATTTGCCCTACTATGCCGATAGTATGTTTCCGCCTATGGAAATGGATGGTGAAAAATATTACCTGAGAGCAATGAATTGCCCACACCACCATAAAATTTTTGATGCCGAGCCCAAAAGTTATAAAGACCTTCCTTACAGGATTGCAGAATACGGTACCTGCTACCGGTATGAGCAAAGCGGGGAACTATTTGGCCTTATGCGTGTGCGTTGCCTGCACATGAACGATGCACATATTTATTGCAGCAAAGAGCAATTTGCACAGGAATTTAAAGCCGTAAATAATTTATATCTTAAGTACTTTAAAATATTTGGCATTGAAAAATATGTAATGCGACTCAGCTTACACGACCCCGAAAAACTTGGCCAGAAATATGTAAACGAGCCCGAGCTTTGGCAGGAAACCGAAGAACTGGTACGTAATGTTTTAATTGAAACCGGTGTACCCTTTGTAGAAGTAAAAGGCGAAGGTGCATTTTACGGGCCAAAAATTGATGTACAAATTTGGAGCGCCATAGGCAGGGAATTTACCCTGGCTACAAACCAGGTAGATTTTGCCCAAAGCCGCAGTTTTAAACTATCATTCACCAATCAACACAACCAGCTGGAAATACCGTTGATTATTCACCGTGCGCCGCTGGGAACACATGAGCGCTTTATTGGATTTTTACTGGAACATTATGCCGGGAGGTTCCCCACATGGCTGGCGCCTTTACAGGTAAAAATATTACCTATCAGTGATAAGTTTGCCGATTACGCAAATTCGGTTTTGCAATCTCTTAAAAATGCAGATATTCGTGCAGAAATTGATGACCGAAACGAAAAGATTGGCAAAAAGATAAGAGATACTGAATTAATGAAAGTACCTTACATGCTGGTAATTGGCGAAAAAGAAATGAACGAAGGCACGGCATCAATTCGCAA contains:
- the thrS gene encoding threonine--tRNA ligase — protein: MIKITLPDGSVKEFEKGINSMDVAKSISEGLARKVLATKVNGEVWDTSRPINNDASIKLLTWDDAEGKSTFWHSSAHLMAEAVEAVFPGVKFWVGPAIDKGFYYDMDLGETKVTEEDLVLLEKKMNELAKQNNVFTRKEMPKKEAEGYFTQKGDQYKLDLLQNLSDGEITFYNQGNFTDLCRGPHIPHTGFIKAIKLTSIAGAYWKGDEKNKQLTRIYGISFPVQKELDEYLAMLEEAKKRDHRKLGKELGIYTMDDNVGQGLILWMPNGTVIIEELEKLAKETENAAGYKRVVTPHIAKESMYLTSGHLPYYADSMFPPMEMDGEKYYLRAMNCPHHHKIFDAEPKSYKDLPYRIAEYGTCYRYEQSGELFGLMRVRCLHMNDAHIYCSKEQFAQEFKAVNNLYLKYFKIFGIEKYVMRLSLHDPEKLGQKYVNEPELWQETEELVRNVLIETGVPFVEVKGEGAFYGPKIDVQIWSAIGREFTLATNQVDFAQSRSFKLSFTNQHNQLEIPLIIHRAPLGTHERFIGFLLEHYAGRFPTWLAPLQVKILPISDKFADYANSVLQSLKNADIRAEIDDRNEKIGKKIRDTELMKVPYMLVIGEKEMNEGTASIRKHGKGDLGTQKIEEFISTIKQEINQRVNNF